The Papaver somniferum cultivar HN1 chromosome 6, ASM357369v1, whole genome shotgun sequence genome segment AAATCAAATAAATCACAATTTTCTTTGATAGAGCCAAGCCAGATAACAATCTGATATTCTATAGCAATCACTGCCCTAGACGATCATAACACTAAATAAGTAAATAACTAGTCACTGAATTGCAAAACCAACTCTACCAATCCTGAAAGAATGAAAAGAAGGAGAAACTGATTCAGACAGAAAATTCACAACCACCAAAAGGCTTCAGTGACTGGAACATAAGAACTGTATATAACAAACCTCGAATTGCTCTAATGAAGCATATGCCCCGACATCCAACTTTTTTCTAACAGTTCCAAAATCCATTGGATGCTGTATAATCTCGAAATAATCTGGTAGCTGTTCAAGGAAACAGAACAGAAAATCCTCATTAAATTAATCAGAAATCAAATAGCATTGCAAGAAAAGAACTGTATTCATTGTTGAAAATCAAAGCACCTCTTCTGGATCCACAGGTTCCGAGAATACACTGTAAGTGTCTTTCCTgcattaaaaaagaaagaaaaagaaaaccattaACATCAAAATCCTACATATCATTAAgtgagaaaactaaaaacaaaagtaaaGCCGAATGTTGAAGAAGCTAAAACACACACTTTTGAAGCCTGTCCAAGATGAAAAACAACAACTTTTTGTCTGGTAAAGGTGTTGTGGGTCCTGATTCCAAAGATAATCCTGCTAATAAACATCATAAACAGAAAATCAGAAAACAttattcaatcaataaaaaaatccCTTCAGATGTTAATAACTTACCCTGATGAGTATTACTTGTTGAGTTGAAGTTGAAATTGTGTTTCTCTCCCTGcaaaaaacatacaaaaatattaattaaaaacacTTGTTGAGCTAGGATTAGTAATTTTACAATAAACCCAAAACGGGTTTGAAATAGTAGAACTGAAAGTACAGATATAAATCAgagtaaaagaaagaagaagaaaaaaaaaggtgggAAATTTGAGAGAAAGATAAGACAAATACAAACTTTTTCTCCAGACAAGATAGTTTAATATTTAGGTATCTTGATTAAATGCAATCCAGaataaatgaaataaaataaccaaagagAAATATCTAACGTGATTTTGACTAAAGGTCAAATACGATCTCCAAAATCCATCTACAAATATTCTTTCGGACAACGATGGTGTCCATGAAAAATTCTGATATAAATTTGGCGCCATTAAAACATTCAACAAAAACCCTAGATCTATAAAAATACCCAATTCCACAGATACCAATTTAAGAAAATTAAACCCACCGTTTGATCAAAAAATTGAGCAGATCCATCTCCAACAACATCATTGATCTTTCTTTTCTTATATGGATTCTCTCCATTCCCATCATCCAACAATAAATTCGATTCCGAATTATAAGAATTAGTATTCAAaaatggactttgatgttgttgtGAATTCTGTAATTTAACAACAAATTGcaatttattttctttccttttaccATTACCGTCcacctcatcatcttcatcaccacCATTATTACAATTAGAATTGGGGATATtcccaaaaaaattagggtttcttttctGTAATTCTTGTTGTTCTTGCTGTTGCTGGAGAAGTTTTCTTTTTTGGAGATCTAACAAAGAAGgtcttcctttcttcttcttcggctTCTCTTCCACTATCTTACCCATTTGATTTTCTTGATTGTATTCAATAGTATTATCTTTGTGGTTGTGCTCTCTCCGCCTCCcccttctctctctctctaagaGAAAACAGGgtaattttgtttgtttattttatattttggggTTTGTGCAAGTGTTTCGTTACCCTACTTACCGGAACAACATAAAACCGTACTCCTCCACTGGTAATCGATTTATTAAGTCGCACAGAATCTTTCAATTTATTCGTGATTGTCCGATCATAAATCTGGTGAGGAAAATGAAAAAGGTAATCATGCGACTAATGATTAGGGTGAATTTTTGGATGGACCCACAGTAAAGTGATGGTTATTCTTTGTTGTACTGATCGTACTATCTTATTGCTGTGATTGTGCGACAAGTGGAGACGTACACTGCCAGTTTAATATCAACTGCAGTTTTTGTTTTTTACTATTATTCcggaaaaaaaaagcaaagaaaagaagaaagaaaagaatcaGAAATCCAGGGATTGATAACTTTGTTTGtatccaatgtagtcaatatcggccgtatcggcagatatatcggggatatttcggatatcggcccagaacgatacgataagaaggatatcggagATACGATATTTGCCCGATAATATCGGctgtatcggtcgaatatcggccgtttcggtcaaatattggccgtatcggtcgatacgaaattttcctatatttcctgatatgagacggtattggtcgttttctataaagtttaagggtaattttggcgaagaaagtcttccaggtggtagtagaggtgcatgtagctctcgaaacaagtctactaaagttactcttttttttttttgataaaattgatgttatctattatatcttatccgaaaatgtgtggagaaatgtttaatataaaattatagtctctaaatgtagaaccgatatttcaacgataatatccccaatataaaatcgtaccagtgtatcggtcccggccgagatgaatcgatatccgatattaactacattgtttGTATCCATTAAATTAGAAGAGAAACTGATTTAATCAACTATTCTAATAGCTAGATCAAGGGAATTGAAGTTAATTAAGGAGTTAATAAGAAACTTTCATCGAATTGAAATCCACTACTGTGTAAATTTATTTAGATTTTGGATTTTGTGAATTGATCAAGCAATTCAATGTGTATAGTGGTTTTTATATGGCAAGCTCATCCACGCTATCCACTACTTCTCTTGTTAAACAGAGATGAATTTCATGACAGGTACTAcagtttgatttatttttttcatattttggcTTTGGTTTGTTTATGGGGTTTTGGTGTTAGGATCTTTGTGGTCGTATAAAAATGGGTTTTTGTTTTGTTGATTGTAGACCTACTAAACCAATATCATGGTGGGAAGGTGATGAAATAGTAGGCGGGAAAGATGAATTGGCAGGGGGGACATGGTTAGCTTGTTCAAGAAAAGGTAAACTAGGGTTTCTTACTAATGTCATGGAACCTCCTCCATATCCTGAGAGGAAAAGCAGAGGAGGATTGATTATGAAATTTTTAGAGGTAAGAAATTGTTTTGGTTACTTAACCCACCGTACATGTTTGTTTTAATTTCTCAATGAATGATATATTTGTTGGCTATTACAATTTAAATAGATTGTTGGTGTTAGACTGTTAGTTACACTTGACAATTCCAGTTTCTGATTGCCGCATTATTTTTTCAGTTTAATTCCCATTACCCACTATGTTTGATCTTTCTAGTTTGATATAGAGACCTCGGGTATCTCTTTCATGTTTCAATCAGTGATTATCCAGAAAAGGAAAAAAGCAACTTTTGGTTATTTTGTTTTCTAGCTTTTGTGCGGAAAAGGCTGATTTGTGTGTCGAACATGAGTTTATCAAGTCATTCTATTTCTATTTAATTGGTTTTACTTTGGGATTCTTTTTTTACTGATTGCTATTGCAGAGTGATAAAAGTCCTGAGGAATTTGCTAATGAAGTGATAAAGGAGGCAGATGAGTATAATGGGTTTAATCTGGTACTAGCAGACATCCATTCCAAAGTCATGGTATATGTCACCAACAGGCCTAAAGCAGTACGTGTTTCTGTTCAAGTGGTTTCACCTGGTATACATGTGCTTTCAAATGCACAATTAGACTCTCCCTGGTTTAAGGTAAGATAACATGTCCTCTTACTTAACCGGAAACTACAATGCCATCAATACAATTGTTTCTGAAACCGGCCCAGATTTTCGGAAGTTAACCAATCAAAGAGCCTATTGTCGATATACTGCAGTTCTCGAACGAAAAGTATCATGTGTGACTGATTGTTGTTCTCATTTTGGATAGTCTGTTGTGTGTGCTAGAATTCAATCCGTTGTTGCATCTTCTAACAATTTGTTCAACCTCATTTCAGACTGAACGTTTGGGACAAAACTTCAAAGAACTACTTGACCAACATAGTGAACGCGGTGGTGAGGTTCAGTTGAAAGAGATGGTGAAAGAACTGATGAGGGACACTGTTAGAGCAGAAAGAAGTAGGTTACCTGGCATACGTCGTCCCGAATATGAACTCCCAGCAAGTGCCATATTCGTCGAATGTGATACCCCAATGGTAAAATAAATCTCTTAAAgctcaaattgaagtaaaataaaataaattgttttGCTTACTATATAAAGTATTCTTTTTATCGATTTTGCTCACTACTCAAAGTTGAACATTTTTAAAACCCCTTCTTTGATGTATAGGGCCGTTATGGGACTAGAAGCACTGCTGCTTTGTCTGTGACAGCAGCTGGTAATGTAAGCATTTATGAAGAGTATCTTGAGAAAGAGACATGGAAGGTACAGACAGTAGAGTATCAGATAGAGAATGTAAAAGGAGCCAAAGTAGTTGACAGCAGTGTCGAACCATCTGCCTCTTCATTGACTACTTGAACAAGACATGATTTCTTAACGCTAGTGGTGTTTCCATGGTCAGTTTAAATTTTCTTGTAACATATTTGTTGTATTCTCTGTAGTCATGCATCATCCAGATTCTGGACAAAATTTGTTGTATTTTTAGTTTGTGATGTTTCTCTTCTTAAGAGaggaaaagcaataaaagaattcGTGCCGTATTATGAAGTGTAATGCTTGAATCTCGATGCCAGAAGCATTTATTATTTTATCAATCTTCGCAAAGAGAAATCGACAACAGTTGTTGGACATACAAAAATGGACTAAAAGAGAATCCTGGTGTCAAACCGCTGCATAATCCAAGCCACAGTATATTTCCTCCCTTTGCTTCTTAAGTTGCCGTAAACTATAAGTGAAGTGAATTAGcttcggtttttcttcttttggagAAAGCAGAAGTAAGAAATAACTTCCAGAAACCACCATGGCCTTCTGTTTTGGCCTTCTACTTTTGTAAACTTTTGAGTTGTTGAGTACAATGCAGTCAATATCGGATTTCGGTGAATATCGATCGAGTATCGAGACATGATATTTCGATGATTACCGGTGAAATATCGACCAAATACCGGCAAATACCGGTAATATCGGCATCTCGGTGAAACaccgaaaccgatattatcggcggtatgtcggccatctcggccgaaatTAACTACACTGGTTGAGTAAgggagagaaagaaagagaaaaaaaaatcttctagaAACCACAAGTCAAGCTAGGTAGAATGTTCCGAAAACCGGCCGGACAGCGAACCGGAAAACTTAACGGGTCAAGAGTCAGTGGTTCAACCAGTGAATCAACCCGGATTCACTAGGTCAAGTGTATAAAAAATTATTTAGCTCAACTTCTTACACGTCCACTACTTTTGTCAAGTCTTTTATCATAAATCTTGCAAACACACTAGTGGTGGGACTAAGTAACGGGGACCGAGACGGATAAGATAATTTGATTAGTTTTGTCAAGAGATTCAACTTAATCTAAAGGCCCAAGTTTCTCTATCCCTCAAATGTTAACTATTTACGGTTTTCACCACTCAAACCTTAACCTGAGTTTAAAGCGTCGGCCCAAGTTTCTCTATCCCTATTCCCTACTCCTCTTTCCATCCATCACTACTAACTCTCTGTACCATTGTCCTTTTTACCTCAACTTCATATCTCAAGCATATAACCCCCAACTTTTTAGATGAAACGAAGAAATTGAAGATTTGTATGCATGTAAAAAGGGGCAAAGAATtgcaacaacaaaaagagaataaaagggttttgtttattttgctgGAAGATTAACTTTTATCTTCTCATGGTCTgtaatgtaatcatcaaataatgtgttttgttgtttctttccTCCCTGTTTTAAGTTGttcatttattttcttttgttgatcTTTTCATTTGGGTCAAAATAGATCGAAGATCATAAAAATTTCAATTTGTTGAATGGGAATTTATATCTCTTAGACAGACAAGAAGAACTTCTCTAAACTCTTTTGTTATGGATGTTCTGTCAATCCATTCTACAATTAATCTTGATATGAGTGTGCGTTGAATCATGATTTGAAGAAATTGCTTTGCGATTTTGATTCTTAGCTGAAtagatttttgttttttcattatTATCGACCCATTGAATCGTACTGGGTCGGCTGAATCACGGATCAACGCGGCCGGGACACCCGGTTTTCACAATAGAAGCTGGTTTTTAGGGAATTTGCTGGGTCACTGTGGGAACGGCCCGGAAAGGTGAATGGGTCACCGATTCACTGGGCTGACCGGCCGGGTTGGTCCGGTTTTCAGAACATTGGGTAGAGTCAAGATGCAGCTGCAAtaataaattttgattttcatgtaTTGGTTCATTTATTCTTCTATGCAAGTACATGGACCATATGAACGCAATTACTTCGCCCTTTCAAACAGAAACCAAAACTTTACAATCTTGTAATTTTGAGAACCATAGTAACTGCAATCCGGAGACTAGGATAAACTATGTTGAACCTGGAATCCATTCGTCACCTTGAATAAAATTCTGAACAGAGTATGCAAGGACATGATTTCCTGGAACCTGACTACTCCAACCAACCCTGCCAGAAATATTAGCTCCAGGGCCAGTGTTTTCAAACTCCCCATAATACAGAGTTGATAAAGCAAAATCTCCAGTCCAAGGCATCCACCCTTGTGGGGAAACAATCTCCCCAAAATAGCAATTTAAGAAAACGGTTCTAGAGTATTCCTTCCAAGGTCTACCCAGGTAGTTCTTATGAACCTTAGGCTTTTTATAGTACCAATCCATGTATTCATCTGTACCATTGATCAAACAATTCTGAAAAACAAAACCTGTTGATTGTGCTGGGTCCGTCCGGCCATGGGCAGTTACCGCATTGTCTTCTCCCTTTTCTGGTGACCGTTGGCGAGGACAAACTAAAATCACCGAATCTTGAAAGATTGCAGCTGAATTACCAAAAATGAAGTCAACATTGCCTTGTATACGACATGATTTGTAGAATTGGCGTAAAGAATGAGCATATACTGTATCTTGATTGCCAAGGAATTCACAGTTTTCAATTACGGAAAGATCACTGTCTGATCTAAATGCCACTGCTTGGTGTTGTTCTCCACCAGCTGCATTTTCAAATGTTATATCCCGAGCCATAAATCCATCCCCGCTGACTCCTGCAgcaagcatacactatcaaatcTCAAAATGCATAATACCAAATCTCAAAATGCATCTTACAGTGAGAATTTTAACTTCAATAAATTGGCAATATTGTAGTCACAGACTCACAAATGCTATTAATACTAAGCAATCACCATTACTCAATAAACTCCAAAATAATTAAGCCGCAGTATATTTCAAACTCTGGTAGTTTTTCTTCTCGAAACAGAAAACATCCTCCAACAGGAAAATGAAACAAATAAAAAGCCCGACAAACAACATTCATCTTTCTATGTAGGACCAACGTCACCAACCCATTGACCAAGTATAAAGCATTGTTAAGGGCATCACATGCGAAACATGGCTTCTCGATGTGACATgccaagataaaacaaaggaAAATAATACATAACCACAGAATTTCTTGCCCACGACTATGATGTAAAACCTTACGAATTCTTAGATCAGCGCGTTCACCCCGAGAGGTGCACAATTTTTAGGTGGTGCAACTACTTACTACTAACACGGTCAGATTATATAAGAGCAATTACTGTCCGCCACGCATAACACTGGTGTATCAccaaaaatcaagaaaaattcAATGTCTGTGCAATATGCATACTTACCGACGGTTGCTGTGTTGTATGTCGAAAGACCCGGTTGTTGGACGCTCAAAGATCCTGAAATTACAGTTTTTCCCATCCCTTCACCTAAAAATACAACATTTTTCTTCTCAAGTGGCACCCTTACAATCTCCTGGTACCTCCCTTGTTTAATTTTGATCACAAATCTCCCTTCCCCATTGTTATCTGGTGCAGCATCTACAGCATCTTGAATTTTATTATATTTACACCCCACTCCATCTTCTTTACACACTGTAACATCTACTGTTAGATCCGACGGGCAACCACCTTTTGTACTCAAACCcaccccaccaccaccactattattattattctccCAAAAGCCATCTCTCTCGGTTTTAGGTGGTTTCCATGAAGCTATTTCATCACCAAACAAGTCGTATGAAACGACCATACTTAGGGCATTACTggtgaaacccattaatgaatCCATAAATGACATTGTCCTGTTGACTAATTGACTGTCGTTGACGTACTTTAGAGCGGACCAGCTATCATATTGGTAAAGTAAAGCAGCACTCATCCAGGCCCTAGCATCTTTGATTCTTCCACTTTGTAAAACATCATTGGCTGATGTTAATCTATACTCAGAATTGTGCAAGAACTCTATACAATTGTTTGCAGCTGCTGAACGGTTCGGATTGCTCAAAGAATCATCAATTATGCTCTTAACCATTGATTGGGCAGTTTTGAGATTTTGGGTTGAAATAGAAATTGCAGCTTGAATGATCTCCACTGGTTTCGGATCTTGCGGAAGGTTTCCAGATTGTGATAGACTGGTTTTGCAGATTTCAGGATACCTCGTAGCGTTGCATGATAATTCAATCTTTGAAAGGGCTAGTTGATTTTGTTGTGGTGGTGACGGTGGTGGTTTTAAGTGATGGTGGCGGTGAGTTGCAGAGGATGGTGATAATGAAAAGAAGAGGATGAGAGAGAAAATCGTGAGAATGAGAAATGAAGCCATGGAAATCAGtaagatttttctctttttcaGAATACATGATGAGGATGGAGATGAGAAGGGTTTTAAGGGTTTTCTAGGCATGTGAGAGAGAGTGAGTGATATTAATGGTGGGTAATACTAGTCGGTGCGTGTGAGTGATCTTGTGAGATAATGTCTAACGTCGTTGTTGATGTTGCCAAATCTGGGTAATTTTTGAGTGGGGGAGTCACGGGATTTGCAGTGGGAAATCAAAGCGTGGCCACTATAGGTGAAGATGAAATGGGATAGAGACCATGGGAAATGGgttcttagagcgtccacaatggtacgatcataaccaaagatcaaagaccaaaacaaacgatcaaatttgagagtAGTCTGGAGTGtgacgttaaggcagtggagtatttttagtcgagcggatgtataatgaacgcttgcatgtggagcgttcATATAATCTTCGTCCCGAAGAGGCGTAGATATAGTTTACGCTCGTTGTGGGGCGTTGTTAAAGAATACGCTcgttgtggggcgtacatatagttaacgctcggagaagggacgtagatataatctacgcctggtgtggcggacgggtgaatcaacgcctcattcaggcgtacgtataatcaacgcctcattcgggcgaacttataatcaacgcctcactcaggcggacatataatcaacgcctcactcaggcgtacgtataatcaacgcctcacactggcggacgtataatcaacgcctcattcaggcggacctataatcaacgcctcattctGGCGAACTTATAATCAACGCCCGTTGtctggcgaacgtataatcaacacCCCCTtgtcaggcgtacgtatagtgttggacCCAAATTAACACACGTATCGAGCACGTGTGGACAAAGAGAAACCACCACGTATAACACACGTGTTCACTTGGtgtttaccctaatcttctccgtcttcttcttttcttttcttcttttcttttctacctcctgtTTACCTCCtgtttgtttctaccgcccacaaacacaacACATCACGGTAACTAGCAggaaaagagaataaaaaaaaaaacgagatacTTGATGAATCCCGGTtagaaaagaggtatgtttcttttttcttaatctctttttttttatccgtattgttgtataatttatttagggttttatttgttaaaattagtttatattAAGATGGGTTTTaaagaacaaatatgaatatgaaattgattaaatataattgggtatgtgtgttttatgattttagagaataatatgtatgtgaagaaaaccatatttgatgcttatgtaaatttggttaaaagaaattttaaaataattatagAAGATCTAATTTGTGGGTGGAATAGATTTAAAAAATTTGGCTACCGTAAAAATTGGTAGTCATGTAGATTATGTGTGTTATATAGGTAGAAGAGATGATTTGTACatatgtgaatatggttaaaaataattgaatttgtattgttttttattgaatttggaggtgattaattttagttgttttttggtttatttttgatgttcatgtgaattaggctaaaagattttatgaaattttgtcaaATATGTACAACACTTAATTTGTGGGTTATATAGATTAATATGTGTTTTTACAATTCACGTGGTTATGCCAAAAATTGTAGTTATGTACATTTTGTgtgttacatatgtagaagagctaatttatatgtatggaattgattttttagtgatttttatggaatcttgaagtgattaaattgggttgtggaatgttgaaaggattttcaaaatgcatcggtgacgatttaatttgtaTTCGTAGAATTATAGATTTTGAAATTGATAtagtttgtgttaaggatttttatagtatttggaatataaatggtgttggactaataaaaataagaaatggcgCGGGTTGGTCTaattgcatctatcttgtgtgtgcatagatgttgaacaaattcacatcgcggttcaatg includes the following:
- the LOC113286261 gene encoding transport and Golgi organization 2 homolog, with product MCIVVFIWQAHPRYPLLLLLNRDEFHDRPTKPISWWEGDEIVGGKDELAGGTWLACSRKGKLGFLTNVMEPPPYPERKSRGGLIMKFLESDKSPEEFANEVIKEADEYNGFNLVLADIHSKVMVYVTNRPKAVRVSVQVVSPGIHVLSNAQLDSPWFKTERLGQNFKELLDQHSERGGEVQLKEMVKELMRDTVRAERSRLPGIRRPEYELPASAIFVECDTPMGRYGTRSTAALSVTAAGNVSIYEEYLEKETWKVQTVEYQIENVKGAKVVDSSVEPSASSLTT
- the LOC113289606 gene encoding probable pectinesterase/pectinesterase inhibitor 51; the encoded protein is MPRKPLKPFSSPSSSCILKKRKILLISMASFLILTIFSLILFFSLSPSSATHRHHHLKPPPSPPQQNQLALSKIELSCNATRYPEICKTSLSQSGNLPQDPKPVEIIQAAISISTQNLKTAQSMVKSIIDDSLSNPNRSAAANNCIEFLHNSEYRLTSANDVLQSGRIKDARAWMSAALLYQYDSWSALKYVNDSQLVNRTMSFMDSLMGFTSNALSMVVSYDLFGDEIASWKPPKTERDGFWENNNNSGGGGVGLSTKGGCPSDLTVDVTVCKEDGVGCKYNKIQDAVDAAPDNNGEGRFVIKIKQGRYQEIVRVPLEKKNVVFLGEGMGKTVISGSLSVQQPGLSTYNTATVGVSGDGFMARDITFENAAGGEQHQAVAFRSDSDLSVIENCEFLGNQDTVYAHSLRQFYKSCRIQGNVDFIFGNSAAIFQDSVILVCPRQRSPEKGEDNAVTAHGRTDPAQSTGFVFQNCLINGTDEYMDWYYKKPKVHKNYLGRPWKEYSRTVFLNCYFGEIVSPQGWMPWTGDFALSTLYYGEFENTGPGANISGRVGWSSQVPGNHVLAYSVQNFIQGDEWIPGST